The Impatiens glandulifera chromosome 3, dImpGla2.1, whole genome shotgun sequence genome contains a region encoding:
- the LOC124932396 gene encoding uncharacterized protein ycf83 — translation MAFSASLHLPSFSHLLKNSSSIPHTQGPSSVSFRLSPVNQIIRKRPLSIRVRASIEAPSTSEAIAPIISLTDSALNHLSKMKNERSEELCLRVGVKQGGCSGLSYTMEFESLDNKRPDDSITVYNGFAIVCDPKSLLYLFGMQLDYSDALIGGGFSFKNPNATQTCGCGKSFAAEM, via the exons ATGGCGTTCTCCGCATCATTGCATTTACCTTCGTTTTCTCATCTTCTGAAGAATTCCTCTTCAATCCCCCATACTCAAGGTCCGTCTTCAGTCTCTTTCCGATTGTCACCTGTGAATCAAATCATCCGGAAGAGGCCTTTGTCTATTCGAGTCCGAGCTTCAATTGAAG CACCATCAACCTCTGAGGCTATTGCGCCAATAATTAGTCTGACTGATAGTGCTCTGAATCACTTGAGTAAGATGAAGAATGAACGAAGTGAAGAGTTATGTTTAAGAGTTGGTGTCAAACAGGGTGGATGCTCTGGTTTGTCTTACACCATGGAGTTTGAGAGTCTAGATAACAAGAGGCCAGATGATTCTATTACCGTATACAATGGTTTTGCTATTG TTTGTGATCCAAAGAGCCTCCTCTACCTATTCGGGATGCAATTGGACTACAGTGATGCACTTATTGGAGGAGGTTTCTCGTTCAAAAATCCAAATGCGACACAAACCTGTGGTTGTGGTAAATCATTTGCTGCTGAAATGTGA